The following are encoded in a window of Castanea sativa cultivar Marrone di Chiusa Pesio chromosome 9, ASM4071231v1 genomic DNA:
- the LOC142608899 gene encoding uncharacterized protein LOC142608899: protein MVDTDDIECRREQWRYYARLRIQREDNESRNIRLARCRANYGRQRQQTLGGDHILVEQNQGDAYREQAVERTEEVENINDQNHEDGYREQGVDNTFDGTAHVINCMRGRYNCAKDFKEGIETIRYQLPQPKTCHFCNARLFHRETSSMCCKDGKISFPNIPICPEFMELICEQTPRGKHFRQYIRFYNNMFAFTSMGVHVDESVASNSRGIYTFRAQCAIYHRIGSLLPHTPLSVRHLQLYIYDTDLEIQRRMSQSVEAHEDIVQLIQRILDMHNPFVEKFRQLSRSQNLHQCKLLIKEQPLNQPQYCLPNASQVAAIIVGGEEASHLSGREILVQTFGGNLINVQDTAGFYDPLQYPILFPFGTYGWDINTRDANRNKVSCRDYYAYIFQIHDDALSMIWLGGRLSQQYVVDNYVKIETHKLRWFEHNQDSIRADLYQGLQDAFNEGESHTGNVGHRTILPSSFVGSPRDMIQRFQDAMSLVQKFGKPDLFITMTCNPGWEEIQNELLPAQTAQDRPDLLARVFKSKFEELKDDIVVKGFSEELLYTCSIKSVKYLYKYVYKGPDRVSMEVRPGPNYDEVQQYIDARWQAAEQRGLLENDNSIRQCLLEARDIRMPSALRRLFATILVFCLPTGVRELWSEFYPYMVEDYPSTSVTTETHRTNKLLKDLGALLLQHGKHITEYDLPISTGECDNDSVVPRLIQDELTVPNVDEELTLIEKLNNNQRVAFEKIMTVIDCKESMIFFIDGLGGTGKTFLYRTILATLRKAGHIAIATATSGIAATLLPGGRTSHSRFKIPLTPDASSTCSISKQSDLAELIRRATIIIWNEAPMVNRHALESLDRTFKDIMEVNLPFGGKVLILGGDFRQVLPVVPKGTRTKMIDACIVKSPLWKDVKVLHLKQNMRSINDEEFAEYIKRIGDGNEPFIMDDLIKLPPSMAMQWKGQHSIYNLIDQVFPNLQEHANDARYMVDRALLTPINDDVEQLNAKIISQFPGDEFTLHSFDEVEGDAQHLYQQEFLNSISPGGLPPHILRLKKGAPIMLLRNIDPKAGLCNGTRLICHGCFNNVIDAEILIGQYAGTRVFLPRIPLKTTENVHLPFVMIRRQFPVRLSFALTINKAQGQIIPTVGIYLPDHVFSHGQLYVALTRGVSQSTTKLLVQKGTIPEEEGRMPNSNVRIESTMLSNGVHAIPTTHWENWKDDQLLLNMEAIDNKVRKLEIYSPGWGFTIRVDKKELWKEVKRVLELQKLERFVPFFKSQAEVDHFTYMELCNIITRFMANAAGKQLECGTNSIAPPTSPP, encoded by the exons ATGGTGGATACCGATGACATAGAATGTCGTCGAGAACAATGGAGATATTATGCTCGCTTGAGAATACAAAGAGAAGACAATGAAAGTAGAAATATTCGATTGGCAAGATGTCGTGCCAATTATGGAAGACAAAGACAACAAACTTTGGGTGGTGATCACATTTTAGTTGAGCAAAACCAAGGGGATGCCTACAGAGAACAAG CTGTAGAGAGAACTGAAGAAgttgaaaatataaatgatcaaaATCATGAGGATGGCTATAGAGAACAAG gtgtTGACAACACATTTGATGGTACTGCACATGTAATAAATTGTATGCGAGGCAGATACAATTGTGCAAAGGATTTTAAAGAAGGTATAGAGACCATTAGGTACCAACTACCACAACCAAAGACATGTCACTTTTGTAATGCCCGTTTGTTCCATCGAGAGACATCCTCGATGTGTTGCAAGGATGGAAAAATATCCTTCCCCAATATACCAATTTGTCCTGAATTTATGGAACTCATTTGTGAGCAAACACCACGGGGCAAACATTTCAGGCAATATATACGGTTTTACAACAACATGTTTGCATTTACCTCAATGGGTGTGCATGTGGATGAAAGCGTGGCCTCAAATAGTCGAGGAATATATACATTTCGTGCCCAATGTGCCATCTATCATAGAATTGGTAGTCTTTTACCACATACACCTCTAAGTGTGCGACATCTACAATTGTATATCTATGACACCGATCTTGAAATACAACGCAGAATGTCTCAATCTGTAGAAGCTCATGAAGATATTGTGCAACTTATTCAAAGGATCTTAGACATGCACAATCCATTTGTGGAGAAATTTCGTCAATTATCTCGAAGTCAAAATTTACATCAGTGTAAACTCCTCATTAAAGAACAACCTCTAAACCAACCTCAATATTGCCTTCCCAATGCTTCCCAAGTGGCAGCTATTATTGTAGGAGGAGAAGAAGCTAGTCATTTAAGTGGCAGAGAAATTTTGGTTCAAACCTTTGGTGGTAATTTGATCAATGTTCAAGATACAGCAGGATTTTATGATCCATTGCAGTACCCAATACTTTTTCCATTTGGAACATATGGATGGGATATCAACACACGTGACGCTAATAGAAATAAAGTGTCATGTCGCGATTATTATGCATACATATTTCAG ATTCACGACGATGCTTTATCAATGATTTGGCTTGGAGGACGCCTTTCCCAACAGTATGTTGTtgataattatgtaaaaattgaaacacaCAAGCTTAGGTGGTTTGAGCACAATCAAGATTCTATTAGGGCAGATTTGTACCAAGGCCTACAAGATGCTTTCAATGAAGGAGAGAGTCATACTG gaaatgtTGGACATAGAACCATTCTACCTTCATCATTTGTGGGAAGCCCACGCGATATGATCCAACGATTTCAAGATGCAATGTCATTGGTTCAAAAGTTTGGGAAGCCAGATTTATTCATCACAATGACGTGCAATCCAGGATGGGAAGAAATCCAAAATGAGCTTTTACCTGCACAAACAGCACAAGATCGTCCAGACTTGCTTGCAAGAGTTTTCAAATCGaaatttgaagaattgaaaGATGATATCGTGGTCAAGGGGTTCTCGGAAGAGTTATTGTATACGTGCAG TATCAAGAGTGTAAAGTACTTAtataaatatgtgtataaaggCCCAGATCGTGTCTCTATGGAAGTTAGGCCAGGCCCAAATTATGATGAGGTCCAACAGTACATTGATGCAAGATGG CAAGCAGCTGAACAAAGGGGTTTACTAGAGAATGATAACAGCATACGACAGTGTCTGCTTGAGGCAAGAGACATTCGAATGCCGTCAGCTTTAAGAAGATTGTTTGCAACAATATTGGTATTTTGTCTACCAACTGGAGTAAGAGAATTGTGGAGTGAGTTTTACCCATATATGGTAGAAGATTATCCATCAACATCTGTTACAACAGAGACACATCGTACAAATAAACTTCTCAAGGATTTAGGAGCGTTACTCTTGCAACATGGAAAGCACATTACAGAGTATGATTTGCCGATATCAACTGGAGAATGTGACAATGATTCAGTTGTACCCAGACTCATTCAAGATGAGCTAACTGTTCCTAATGTAGATGAAGAACTCACTTTAATTGAAAAGTTGAATAACAACCAGAGAGTTGCATTTGAGAAAATCATGACAGTTATTGATTGTAAGGAAAGCATGATATTCTTCATTGATGGGCTAGGGGGAACGGGGAAAACATTTTTGTATCGCACAATATTGGCAACCTTGAGAAAAGCAGGTCACATTGCAATTGCCACAGCTACATCTGGCATAGCAGCAACATTACTCCCTGGTGGAAGAACATCGCATTCCAGGTTTAAGATTCCTTTAACTCCCGATGCTTCATCTACTTGCtcaataagtaaacaatcagaCTTAGCTGAACTTATTAGACGTGCCACCATAATTATTTGGAATGAAGCCCCAATGGTAAATCGACATGCACTCGAATCTTTAGATAGAACATTTAAAGATATTATGGAAGTAAATTTACCTTTTGGTGGGAAGGTGCTAATTTTGGGTGGAGATTTTCGTCAAGTACTTCCGGTTGTTCCAAAGGGTACAAGGACAAAAATGATTGATGCATGCATAGTCAAGTCCCCATTATGGAAAGATGTCAAAGTGTTACATTTGAAGCAGAATATGAGATCTATCAACGATGAAGAGTTTGCTGAGTATATAAAACGCATTGGTGATGGGAATGAACCATTTATAATGGATGATTTGATTAAACTACCCCCTTCAATGGCAATGCAATGGAAGGGTCAGCATTCTATATACAACTTGATTGATCAAGTTTTTCCAAATTTGCAAGAACATGCCAATGATGCAAGGTATATGGTTGATAGGGCTTTGCTAACACCTATCAATGATGATGTTGAACAGCTTAATGCAAAGATAATTTCTCAGTTCCCAGGAGATGAGTTTACGTTACATTCTTTTGATGAGGTTGAAGGAGATGCACAGCATCTATATCAACAAGAATTCCTAAATTCTATATCTCCAGGGGGTTTACCACCACATATATTAAGGCTAAAAAAGGGTGCTCCAATTATGTTGCTGCGCAATATAGATCCAAAAGCCGGATTATGTAATGGTACAAGATTGATATGCCATGGATGTTTTAACAACGTAATTGATGCTGAAATTTTGATTGGACAATATGCGGGTACACGTGTTTTCTTGCCAAGAATCCCTTTGAAGACAACAGAAAATGTACACTTGCCATTTGTAATGATCAGGCGACAATTTCCTGTACGTTTAAGCTTTGCACTTACAATAAACAAAGCGCAAGGTCAGATAATTCCAACTGTTGGAATTTATCTTCCTGATCATGTTTTTAGTCATGGCCAATTATATGTGGCGTTGACAAGGGGAGTCTCTCAATCCACCACAAAACTATTGGTGCAAAAAGGAACAATACCTGAGGAGGAAG GAAGGATGCCCAACTCAAATGTGAGGATTGAGTCCACTATGCTAAGTAATGGAGTGCATGCTATTCCTACTACTCATTGGGAAAATTGGAAAGATGATCAATTATTATTAAACATGGAGGCCATTGATAACAag GTTCGCAAATTGGAAATTTATTCACCTGGTTGGGGATTCACTATTCGAGTTGACAAGAAAGAGCTTTGGAAAGAAGTGAAACGAGTTTTAGAGTTACAAAAATTGGAAAGGTTTGTTCcg TTCTTCAAGTCCCAAGCTGAAGTAGACCATTTCACATACATGGAGCTATGCAATATCATCACAAG GTTCATGGCAAATGCTGCTGGAAAGCAATTAGAATGTGGAACAAATAGCATTGCTCCACCAACTTCTCCACCGTAG
- the LOC142608900 gene encoding uncharacterized protein LOC142608900 produces MQSEIDYLRKRLDCKKRGRKSPSYSSSDSSEEKRGGKEPQASESLHSEARLSTSSGARAKRREEMQGENGTYQGEGNDAMGKALRQISKSPFVARINKAKLPHRFSQPIFTIYNGRTDPVEHVSHFNQKMTVYSNNEALMCRVFPSSLGPVAMRWFDALAEGSLKSFEELTRAFRARFITCSRIPKPLDALLSMAMREGETLKTYSDWYWKMYNEIDGDVENVAVRTFKVGLPTEHRLRKSLKMKAAVDMRQLMDRIDKYKQVEEDQIQSKGKTKLYPEKKDLRGMGYQGSRPRRDFPSRPLPAETPLVNSLFKEPIHHILEKIQDEPYFRQPNKMSGDASLRNQNLHCHYHQDKRHTTEECRTLCDHLNH; encoded by the coding sequence ATGCAATCCGAGATAGATTATCTGCGCAAGCGCTTAGATTGTAAGAAGCGTGGTAGGAAGAGCCCGTCTTACTCTTCCAGTGATAGCTCCGAGGAAAAACGAGGAGGAAAGGAACCTCAAGCATCTGAGTCTCTTCACAGTGAAGCCCGTTTGAGTACTTCTTCGGGTGCTAGGGCAAAGAGGCGGGAGGAGATGCAAGGTGAAAATGGGACATACCAAGGTGAGGGGAATGATGCGATGGGTAAAGCCTTGAGGCAGATCTCTAAATCCCCTTTTGTGGCCAGGATAAATAAGGCAAAACTCCCCCATAGATTTTCTCAACctatatttactatttataatgGCAGGACTGATCCTGTAGAACACGTCAGTCATTTTAATCAAAAGATGACAGTCTATTCGAATAATGAAGCGTTGATGTGCAGAGTGTTTCCTTCCAGTTTGGGACCAGTGGCCATGCgatggtttgatgctttggcgGAAGGTTCCCTAAAGTCCTTTGAAGAGTTGACAAGGGCATTCAGGGCTCGGTTCATAACTTGTAGTAGGATCCCAAAACCCTTGGATGCATTACtgtctatggccatgagggaaggagaaacgCTCAAAACTTATTCCGATTGGTATTGGaaaatgtataatgaaattgacgGAGATGTTGAAAATGTGGCTGTAAGAACTTTTAAGGTGGGGCTTCCCACGGAGCATAgattgaggaagtccttgaaaATGAAGGCAGCTGTAGACATGCGCCAGCTTATGGACCGTATAGACAAATATAAACAGGTGGAGGAGGACCAAAttcaaagcaaaggaaaaacgAAGTTATATCCGGAAAAGAAAGATCTTCGGGGAATGGGGTATCAAGGCAGTCGGCCTAGGCGAGACTTTCCAAGTCGTCCATTGCCAGCTGAAACTCCTTTGGTTAATTCACTGTTCAAGGAGCCTATACATCACATATTGGAGAAAATACAAGACGAACCATACTTTAGACAACCTAACAAgatgagtggagatgcatctttgaggaatcaaaatcttcattgtcATTATCATCAAGACAAGAGACATACCACAGAAGAGTGTCGGACGTTGTGTGACCATTTGAACCATTAG